The Neobacillus sp. PS3-34 genome has a window encoding:
- a CDS encoding DUF6526 family protein, with protein sequence MKEQSLKNHARIHPPYHYVGSILMVFTLIGSIVHLIFSLKDGDGVFAAILLVTGSMGLVLTFALVRLYSLKVQDRVIRTEENFRLYRLTGKTLDPQVTIGQIIALRFANDAEFPTLYEKAINEKLLPAEIKKTVKDWRADNLRV encoded by the coding sequence ATGAAAGAACAAAGCTTAAAAAATCACGCTCGGATTCACCCGCCTTACCATTATGTTGGTTCAATCCTTATGGTTTTTACACTTATCGGCTCAATCGTCCATCTGATTTTTTCTCTTAAAGATGGAGATGGGGTTTTCGCTGCAATTTTGCTGGTAACGGGTTCAATGGGATTGGTTTTAACCTTTGCACTTGTACGCCTATATTCCCTGAAGGTACAAGATAGGGTTATTCGTACTGAGGAGAATTTTCGGCTTTATCGTTTAACGGGAAAGACTCTTGATCCACAAGTAACGATTGGGCAGATCATTGCATTAAGATTTGCGAATGATGCTGAATTTCCAACGTTATATGAAAAAGCTATTAACGAAAAATTACTACCTGCCGAAATTAAAAAAACGGTTAAAGACTGGCGTGCAGATAACCTGCGGGTTTAA
- a CDS encoding ABC transporter ATP-binding protein produces MIEVKNLVKRYGSFTAVNDVSFTVEKGEVLAFLGPNGAGKTTTIEMLVCLRKPDGGTALLSGFDIIKEQKKIKDVIGIQLQSTSLFELLTVKEIIEMYASFYPKHVSIPDLIDEMILAEKQNERVKALSGGQKQRLAIALALIHDPEIIFLDEPTTGLDPQARRTLWDIILKLKEKGKTIVLSTHYMDDAHVLCDRIGIMDKGELIALDTPDALVKQLQSDSAVEFRGSLSIDENYLASLDGVKQVSRREEVFTLYTDHLQNTLTSLIGYASEEGILLSDLKTRTATLEDVFIHMTGRRLREE; encoded by the coding sequence ATGATCGAAGTTAAAAATCTGGTAAAACGATACGGAAGTTTTACTGCTGTAAACGATGTTAGTTTTACAGTTGAAAAAGGGGAAGTTTTGGCCTTTCTTGGACCAAATGGTGCAGGAAAGACTACAACGATCGAAATGCTCGTTTGTCTACGTAAGCCGGACGGAGGGACTGCTCTGCTGTCTGGTTTTGATATCATTAAGGAGCAAAAAAAAATTAAAGATGTAATAGGGATACAGTTGCAATCAACTTCTCTATTCGAATTATTAACAGTTAAGGAAATTATCGAAATGTATGCAAGTTTTTATCCTAAGCATGTATCGATTCCAGATTTAATTGATGAAATGATTCTGGCAGAAAAACAAAATGAACGGGTGAAGGCACTCTCCGGAGGACAAAAACAAAGATTGGCTATTGCTCTGGCTCTTATTCACGACCCGGAAATTATCTTCCTTGATGAACCGACTACAGGCCTTGATCCTCAGGCAAGACGTACTCTTTGGGACATTATCCTAAAACTTAAAGAAAAGGGTAAAACGATCGTACTCTCCACTCATTATATGGATGACGCCCATGTTCTTTGTGACCGAATCGGCATAATGGATAAAGGTGAATTAATTGCTCTTGATACTCCAGATGCGCTCGTTAAACAGCTTCAATCCGACAGTGCGGTTGAGTTTCGAGGTAGTCTTTCTATTGATGAGAATTACCTTGCGTCTCTGGATGGCGTCAAACAGGTTAGCAGGAGAGAAGAAGTTTTCACACTCTATACCGATCATTTGCAGAATACGTTAACCTCTCTAATCGGATATGCTTCCGAGGAAGGTATATTATTATCCGATTTAAAAACAAGAACCGCGACGTTAGAGGATGTATTTATTCATATGACTGGAAGGAGGCTTCGTGAAGAATGA
- a CDS encoding ABC transporter permease: protein MRAYWQLTLAQLRIFLRNRQVLFWTLFFPIVLMLTMGSFLGNGNDLSISIGVVDHDGTDASKGLLNSFKGAGTIEIDLFSSKEKAIKSVKKGDNQLALEIPKGFSEQVISKTTDHALDIPVYYNETNMAASQLGITVISQMIDTASKKAVNYKPILKVSSKGIEAVKLRYIDFLVPGIVAMMIMSNNMNGVAGQISAWRERGILRRMQGTRLKASTFIAAQITARLILNGTQALLVLLIANLVFDLSVKGSWLVLIGLVVLGTLAFMAIGFIIAGIAKTPESAGPIAAFLSFPMLFLGGVFFPIKNMPDFLQPIVKLLPISHLSNALRETMNLGTPVATLWPEFAILFGWLAVAFAIASYTFKWE, encoded by the coding sequence ATGAGAGCATATTGGCAATTAACATTGGCGCAGCTAAGGATTTTTTTGCGAAACCGGCAGGTGCTTTTCTGGACACTGTTTTTTCCAATTGTGCTAATGCTGACCATGGGATCGTTTTTAGGTAATGGAAATGATCTGTCAATATCTATAGGGGTTGTCGACCATGATGGAACGGACGCCTCAAAAGGGCTTTTAAATTCATTTAAGGGTGCCGGAACTATCGAAATAGATTTATTCTCATCAAAAGAAAAAGCAATAAAGAGTGTAAAAAAAGGCGATAATCAGCTTGCTTTGGAAATACCTAAAGGCTTTTCAGAACAGGTTATCAGTAAAACAACTGACCATGCACTCGATATCCCTGTCTATTATAACGAAACAAACATGGCTGCCTCTCAGCTCGGCATAACGGTAATTTCTCAAATGATCGATACTGCAAGCAAAAAAGCGGTCAATTATAAACCGATTTTAAAAGTCTCTTCCAAAGGAATTGAAGCAGTCAAACTCCGCTATATTGATTTTCTTGTACCAGGAATTGTCGCCATGATGATTATGAGCAATAACATGAACGGGGTGGCCGGACAGATTTCCGCGTGGCGCGAACGGGGAATTTTGAGAAGGATGCAAGGAACCAGGCTTAAGGCTTCCACCTTTATAGCTGCACAAATTACAGCACGGCTCATATTAAATGGTACACAGGCATTGCTTGTCCTATTAATTGCAAACCTTGTTTTTGATTTATCTGTAAAGGGATCATGGCTGGTGCTTATTGGGCTCGTTGTTCTCGGGACACTTGCCTTTATGGCAATCGGCTTTATCATTGCGGGTATTGCTAAAACTCCCGAAAGCGCCGGACCGATTGCCGCCTTTCTATCGTTCCCAATGCTCTTTTTGGGAGGCGTCTTTTTCCCTATCAAAAATATGCCTGATTTCCTCCAGCCAATTGTTAAGCTGCTGCCAATCTCTCATTTAAGCAACGCACTCAGAGAGACGATGAATTTAGGCACACCCGTTGCAACCCTTTGGCCTGAATTTGCGATTTTATTCGGTTGGCTCGCAGTGGCATTTGCCATTGCAAGCTACACATTCAAGTGGGAATAA
- a CDS encoding winged helix-turn-helix domain-containing protein, which yields MSYKVQGDFTPVYELAISLKLYIDKKMIKNADLGIDWYKRVSTVLDEEFKEYIVGFNEEACCFSYLFLLIWLSPNKENVNEFLIWLKKLTPGEMYEKLSPIVDEALPNDLGKLRDVYVSLLSKWQNQYFTDIDPLIVETLQKNAQSITKAKITDSIEFVEKVSGGIRIPSFESLEKIILIPSYHQSPFITYHRHQSIFLVFYSVDLPNDDSFAPSKALLRLAKAVSDENRLKILKKLTEGPKNFSSLLTGLEVSKSTVHHHIMALRSAGLISVLVSEDCGHDEYILRSAGVDELAGYLKKYLSL from the coding sequence ATGTCATATAAAGTCCAGGGAGATTTTACTCCGGTTTACGAACTGGCAATCAGCCTAAAATTATATATTGATAAAAAAATGATTAAAAACGCCGATTTAGGTATCGACTGGTACAAAAGGGTTTCAACTGTCCTTGATGAGGAATTTAAAGAATATATTGTGGGATTTAATGAGGAAGCATGCTGTTTCAGTTATTTATTTCTATTAATCTGGCTGTCTCCAAATAAGGAAAATGTAAACGAGTTCCTTATTTGGCTAAAAAAGCTGACACCCGGAGAAATGTATGAGAAGCTTTCTCCGATTGTGGACGAGGCTCTTCCAAATGATTTAGGAAAATTGCGTGATGTTTATGTCAGCCTGCTTTCAAAATGGCAAAACCAATATTTCACGGATATCGATCCTTTAATTGTGGAAACTCTCCAAAAGAATGCCCAAAGCATTACTAAAGCGAAAATAACAGATTCCATTGAATTTGTGGAAAAAGTCTCTGGCGGGATACGCATTCCGTCTTTTGAGAGTCTTGAAAAAATCATTTTAATTCCCAGCTACCACCAATCGCCTTTTATTACCTACCATAGGCATCAATCCATTTTTCTTGTTTTTTATTCTGTTGATTTGCCAAATGATGATTCTTTTGCCCCAAGTAAAGCTTTGCTCCGCCTGGCAAAGGCTGTCTCTGATGAGAACCGGTTGAAAATTTTAAAAAAACTGACAGAAGGACCTAAAAATTTTTCCAGTCTTTTAACGGGGCTTGAGGTTTCTAAAAGTACAGTCCATCATCACATAATGGCTCTAAGGTCCGCGGGTTTAATCAGTGTCCTTGTTTCCGAGGACTGCGGACATGATGAATATATACTCCGCTCTGCAGGAGTCGACGAATTAGCCGGATACTTAAAAAAATATCTTAGCCTTTAG
- a CDS encoding NAD(P)H-dependent oxidoreductase, giving the protein MNVLLVVAHPEPLSLNGALKEIAVQELTEAGHDVVVSDLYEMKFKAAADKNDFIELKNPDKLNYILEQYYAFENGTFAKDIRLEQEKIQKADIIIFQYPMWWSDPPAILKGWFDRVISYGFAYGPGAYDQGNLKGKKAMLSITTGGADLNNYGVDSLKGRMEDLLFNVQHEKLYYTGMDIIEPFVMPSGTNEAKRDSYIKDYIIRLRTLETLPVIPYRPLRL; this is encoded by the coding sequence ATGAATGTATTGCTTGTAGTTGCTCATCCGGAGCCTTTGTCATTAAACGGTGCTTTAAAAGAAATAGCGGTACAGGAATTGACCGAGGCAGGCCATGATGTTGTGGTATCAGATTTATACGAAATGAAATTCAAGGCTGCAGCAGATAAGAATGACTTCATTGAATTAAAAAATCCAGATAAATTAAATTACATCCTTGAACAATATTATGCTTTTGAGAATGGTACATTTGCTAAGGATATAAGGTTGGAGCAAGAAAAAATTCAAAAAGCCGACATTATCATCTTCCAATATCCAATGTGGTGGTCTGATCCGCCTGCGATATTAAAGGGGTGGTTTGACAGGGTGATTTCCTACGGCTTTGCCTACGGTCCTGGTGCATACGACCAAGGCAACTTGAAAGGGAAAAAAGCAATGCTGTCCATTACGACTGGGGGTGCCGATTTAAACAATTACGGTGTTGATTCATTAAAAGGAAGAATGGAAGATTTATTGTTTAATGTCCAGCATGAAAAATTGTACTATACCGGCATGGACATTATTGAACCATTTGTCATGCCTTCTGGTACAAATGAGGCAAAGAGAGACTCATATATAAAGGACTACATCATTCGGCTTCGCACACTTGAAACCTTGCCTGTCATACCATACAGGCCTCTCAGACTATGA